One Malaclemys terrapin pileata isolate rMalTer1 chromosome 21, rMalTer1.hap1, whole genome shotgun sequence DNA window includes the following coding sequences:
- the LOC128826922 gene encoding sushi, nidogen and EGF-like domain-containing protein 1, which yields MKTPLAFLLLLLGLVLPAPVEMAEDTLLYPYGPTQGDQQNPKVDDGASPEIPISMTFTFYGKEHRSLYVNNNGVVSFGVSVSQYTPDPFPLADGRPFVAPYWGDVNNNLGGEVYYRETQNPELLRRLTRDINQYFPEIPFTATWAFVATWDRVAYYGSTSQKVNTFQAVLANDGKVTFIMLNYGTIQWTTGTASSGDPNTGLGGTPAQAGFNSGDDKNFYNIPGSRTDAILHIGQTSNVGVKGRWVFQVNDFKVTGVPTESSDCWL from the exons ACACCCTGCTGTATCCCTATGGACCAACCCAGGGTGACCAGCAGAACCCCAAAGTTGACGATGGGGCATCACCGGAGATCCCCATCTCCATGACCTTCACCTTCTATGGCAAGGAGCACCGTTCCCTCTAT GTGAACAACAATGGCGTAGTGTCCTTCGGCGTGTCCGTCTCCCAGTACACCCCCGACCCTTTCCCCTTGGCTGATGGCCGACCCTTTGTGGCCCCCTACTGGGGCGATGTGAACAACAACCTGGGCGGGGAGGTCTACTACCGGGAGACCCAGAACCCCGAGCTGCTGCGCCGCCTCACCAGAGACATCAACCAGTACTTCCCGGAGATCCCCTTCACTGCCACGTGGGCCTTCGTGGCCACCTGGGACCGTGTGGCCTACTACGGCTCTACCTCCCAGAAG GTGAACACATTTCAGGCTGTGCTGGCAAATGACGGCAAAGTCACCTTCATCATGCTGAACTATGGCACGATCCAGTGGACCACGGGCACAGCGAGTAGCGGAGACCCCAACACCGGCCTAGGGGGCACTCCCGCCCAG GCTGGCTTCAACAGCGGCGACGACAAAAACTTCTACAACATCCCGGGCTCCCGCACAGACGCCATCCTCCACATCGGGCAGACAAGCAATGTCGGGGTAAAGGGCCGCTGGGTCTTCCAGGTGAATGATTTCAAGGTGACAGGAGTCCCCACCGAGAGCAGCGACTGCTGGCTGTAA